The following are from one region of the Girardinichthys multiradiatus isolate DD_20200921_A chromosome 9, DD_fGirMul_XY1, whole genome shotgun sequence genome:
- the tjp3 gene encoding tight junction protein ZO-3 isoform X1, whose amino-acid sequence MKLTQRLKLLKHFGSVPVEPPPLLVVPKPGMDELTIWEQHTITLNKDSKVGYGFALSGGKDKPHPDTGDTAVVVSDVLPGGPAMGRLFNKDHIVMVNGVSMENVYSNYTIQVLKSCGKTANITVKRPRKIQIPATSRPSRAASQSNLLDQDPPRRTRRFSDSSDNRDAGRYSPSPQRNGYGASQSLMSTYKRLPQNYAPEKPIKTTLVKKKITDEYGLKLGSQIFIKHMTESGLAAKEGTLQEGDLILKINGMTTENLSLLETKHLVEKSRGKLTMTVLRDDRKFLVSIPEVDDSPGNSNDELRKNSSSELEDISDLEEDITPRRTSRQHTREKRTRRPRAEPPPRAKSRDPSPVRSTLTRPPPRKYASRGAPSESESDHSTSPPPPVRRDGPEIKDSSKYKHLPGLSTLPNPRSSPVQNWTLTRPSSSSSRPRKPVSESDSDRSASPPPRRQSPLPDTRYKSLSDLPHISLKPSPIPVLQEAPRRVNSPVRIPSPDSDSESDGTSAPPQRHSTSYSQDSLSRYRVLPEVSLQPHVEPPRWSETSELQKKAKSDTESDASYASVRRKDSSDNGNVKKPSKKRRVVSKRAAPAAAKLEPPHQVKSPVRPAPDESSESDELSHLRRSGSSERDQSHRSVPRGSKGNSAVRSGISVTNNPQLHSQPVEEPLYSLPPDSYPSSNPGYSSDVNNVRFVKEGSLGLRLVGGNDVGIFVGGVQPNSPAYDQGMKEGDQILKVNNVDFGHFTREEAANFLLNLPAGEQVEMCTQKKMDIYKKIIKSDLGDNFYIRTHFDHEADNPRGLSFTRGEVFRVLDTMYKGKIGNWLAVRMGNDLHEMDKGTVPNQERAESLATIERSQRSTGERQGTGPRAEFWKLRGLRGNKKNEKSNRRTREDLLQLTIQGKFPAYERVLLREANFKRPIVILGPLNDIAMEKLVNEMPDEYEMAEMVPRSGGGDNSSTVIKLDTVRRIAEKDKHPLLDITPTAVERLNYIQYHPMVLFLDPHSRKDVKAMRQKYNPESNKSSRRLYSQAVKMKKHANHLFSAWIDLQPGSHKWYDALKERIQHQQSKPVWVSEVTLESGGEQDLDALDPTQMDYLSAASDLEDTDGEAITDGEAYTDNDDLEEAYPGQDVSRFQQSSRGPGAALARSSEPASEYDSPAVEPEPSDYGFSDREIPPLMHVPELRSPRQEVYSPPQSTAEEEEQSHHSFTDSDFDALDVDEPPDFVAPDPSSRHSLDEPSYAEEQPESSQPAPLSAIEERLAQTRMAEPQAQPEKKTGPAFIVLAHHQAVQHRRTQIQGSDSSDDDKFDEEEKTDDVEWGPATEL is encoded by the exons ATGAAACTGACGCAGCGACTCAAACTGCTTAAACACTTTGGTTCTGTACCTGTGGAGCCGCCTCCACTGCTGGTGGTGCCT aaACCAGGCATGGATGAATTAACCATATGGGAGCAGCACACCATAACACTAAACAAA GACTCAAAGGTGGGCTATGGCTTTGCTCTATCAGGAGGGAAAGACAAGCCTCACCCCGACACTGGAGACACAGCTGTGGTGGTGTCGGATGTTCTGCCAGGTGGACCGGCCATGGGACGACTCTT CAACAAAGACCATATTGTCATGGTCAATGGAGTTTCTATGGAAAATGTTTACTCTAATTACACCATTCAGGTTCTTAAGTCATGTGGCAAGACTGCAAACATA ACAGTAAAGCGGCCTCGAAAGATCCAGATCCCAGCCACCTCCAGGCCATCGAGGGCAGCCTCACAGTCGAACCTACTGGATCAAGATCCCCCCAGACGAACCCGCCGCTTCTCTGACAGCAGTGACAATAGAGACGCAGGACGCTACAGCCCCTCACCTCAGCGTAATGGCTATGGAGCGTCACAGTCACTGATGTCCACATACAAGAGGTTGCCGCAGAACTATGCTCCAGAGAAACCGATCAAAACCACActggttaaaaagaaaatcacagatG AGTATGGACTGAAGCTAGGAAGTCAGATCTTTATAAAGCACATGACAGAAAGTGGCCTGGCTGCAAAGGAAGGAACACTGCAGGAGGGAGACCTAATTTTAAAG ATCAACGGCATGACGACGGAGAATCTTTCTCTTCTGGAGACCAAGCACCTGGTGGAGAAGAGCAGGGGCAAGCTGACCATGACGGTCCTCAGGGACGACCGCAAGTTCCTGGTCTCCATCCCTGAGGTGGACGACAGCCCTGGCAACAGTAACGACGAGCTTCGCAAAAACAGCAGCTCAGAGCTGGAGG ACATTTCAGACCTTGAGGAGGACATCACCCCTCGCCGAACATCACGCCAGCACACCCGAGAGAAACGGACACGCAG ACCGAGAGCTGAACCACCTCCACGAGCCAAGTCTAGGGATCCATCACCTGTACGCTCTACACTGACCCGGCCTCCTCCCAGAAAGTACGCTTCTCGTGGAG CTCCATCTGAGTCAGAGTCGGACCACAGcacttctcctcctcctcctgtcagGAGAGACGGTCCAGAAATAAAGGACTCTAGCAAATACAA GcatcttccaggattgtccacCCTCCCAAACCCACGATCTTCTCCTGTACAAAACTGGACCCTGACCcgtccctcctcctcctcctcaaggCCACGCAAGCCGGTGTCGGAGTCAGACTCTGACCGGAGCGCGTCCCCACCTCCACGCAGACAGAGCCCCCTCCCAGACACCAGATACAA ATCTCTGTCTGATCTTCCCCATATCAGTCTGAAGCCTTCCCCCATCCCTGTTCTACAGGAGGCACCAAGAAGGGTCAACTCCCCTGTGAGGATCCCATCCCCAG ATTCTGACTCCGAGTCGGACGGCACCTCAGCACCTCCGCAGAGGCACAGCACTTCGTACAGCCAGGACTCCCTCAGCAGATACAG aGTCCTGCCAGAGGTTTCTCTGCAGCCTCACGTGGAGCCGCCTCGATGGAGCGAAACCAGCGAGCTGCAAAAGAAAG CTAAATCGGACACCGAATCAGATGCCAGTTATGCTTCCGTCCGCCGCAAGGACTCCTCAGATAACGGAAACGTAAAGAAGCCCAGCAAGAAACGCAG GGTCGTGTCTAAGAGAGCAGCCCCTGCCGCTGCAAAGCTGGAGCCTCCACATCAAGTCAAATCCCCTGTCAGACCAGCCCCTGATG aGTCCTCAGAGTCAGATGAGCTTTCACATCTCAGGAGGTCTGGCAGCTCTGAGCGAGATCAAAGCCACCGCAG TGTTCCTCGTGGTTCTAAAGGAAACAGCGCTGTCCGGTCCGGGATTTCAGTGACTAATAACCCTCAGCTCCACT CCCAACCTGTGGAAGAGCCTCTCTATTCCCTACCTCCAGACTCTTACCCGTCATCTAATCCTGG GTATAGCTCCGATGTAAATAATGTGAGATTTGTTAAAGAGGGCAGTTTGGGCCTGAGACTGGTGGGCGGCAATGATGTTGGGATCTTTGTAGGTGGAGTTCAGCCAAACAGCCCAGCATATGACCAGGGAATGAAAGAGGGAGACCAGATCCTGAAG GTAAATAATGTAGATTTTGGCCATTTCACACGAGAGGAAGCTGCCAACTTCCTCCTCAATCTCCCAGCGGGAGAACAGGTGGAAATGTGCACTCAGAAAAAGATGGACA TTTACAAGAAGATCATCAAGTCCGACCTGGGGGACAACTTCTACATCCGCACGCACTTTGACCACGAGGCAGACAATCCCAGAGGTCTAAGCTTCACCAGAGGAGAAGTGTTCAGGGTCCTGGATACGATGTACAAAGGGAAGATAGGCAACTGGCTTGCTGTTCGCATGGGGAATGACCTGCATGAGATGGATAAAGGCACCGTCCCAAACCAGGAGAG GGCAGAGTCACTGGCCACCATCGAGCGATCACAGCGGTCTACTGGAGAAAGGCAGGGTACTGGCCCGAGAGCAGAGTTCTGGAAACTGCGAGGGCTCCGGGGAAACAAGAAGAACGAGAAGAGCAACAGACGGACTCGAGAGGACCTGCTGCAGCTCACAATTCAGGGCAAATTCCCGGCCTATGAGAGAGTCCTGCTCAGGGAAG CTAATTTCAAACGACCAATCGTCATTCTGGGACCTCTGAATGATATTGCCATGGAGAAGCTGGTCAATGAGATGCCTGATGAATATGAGATGGCAG AGATGGTTCCTCGGAGTGGAGGAGGAGAcaatagctccacagttattaAACTTGACACTGTGAGGAGAATTGCAGAGAAG GATAAACACCCTCTGCTGGACATCACTCCCACTGCAGTGGAGCGGCTGAACTACATCCAGTACCACCCAATGGTGTTGTTCTTAGACCCCCATAGTCGCAAAGATGTTAAGGCCATGAGGCAGAAGTACAACCCAGAGTCCAACAAGAGCTCCAGACGCCTATACTCCCAGGCTGTTAAGATGAAGAAACACGCCAACCACCTGTTCTCAG CTTGGATAGACCTGCAGCCCGGCTCCCACAAATGGTATGACGCTCTGAAGGAGAGAATCCAGCACCAGCAGTCCAAACCTGTCTGGGTGTCTGAAGTCACG CTGGAGAGCGGAGGGGAACAGGACTTGGATGCTCTGGACCCGACTCAGATGGACTACCTCAGTGCTGCCAGTGACCTGGAGGACACGGATGGAGAGGCCATCACAGACGGAGAAGCCTACACCGACAACGATGACCTGGAGGAGGCCTACCCTGGTCAGGATGTCTCCAGGTTTCAACAGAGCTCCAGGGGACCAGGAGCTGCTTTAGCCCGATCATCTGAACCAGCCTCTGAGTATGACAGCCCAGCAGTTGAACCAGAGCCTAGTGATTACGGGTTTTCGGACAGAGAAATCCCACCATTGATGCATGTGCCTGAGCTCAGATCACCCCGCCAGGAGGTCTATAGCCCACCCCAGAGTACTGCTGAGGAGGAAGAACAGTCTCATCACAGTTTTACAGACTCTGACTTCGATGCTCTTGATGTAGATGAACCGCCAGATTTTGTAGCCCCCGACCCCTCAAGTCGACACTCATTGGACGAGCCATCGTATGCTGAGGAACAGCCGGAGAGCTCCCAACCTGCCCCTCTGTCAGCTATTGAAGAGAGATTAGCTCAG ACACGTATGGCAGAACCGCAGGCCCAGCCTGAGAAAAAGACAGGCCCAGCGTTCATCGT GTTGGCCCATCACCAAGCAGTCCAGCACAGACGCACACAGATCCAGGGCAGCGACAGCTCCGACGATGACAAATTTGACGAGGAGGAAAAGACGGATGACGTTGAATGGGGTCCTGCAACTGAACTCTAG
- the tjp3 gene encoding tight junction protein ZO-3 isoform X2, protein MEVRFKDHMKPGMDELTIWEQHTITLNKDSKVGYGFALSGGKDKPHPDTGDTAVVVSDVLPGGPAMGRLFNKDHIVMVNGVSMENVYSNYTIQVLKSCGKTANITVKRPRKIQIPATSRPSRAASQSNLLDQDPPRRTRRFSDSSDNRDAGRYSPSPQRNGYGASQSLMSTYKRLPQNYAPEKPIKTTLVKKKITDEYGLKLGSQIFIKHMTESGLAAKEGTLQEGDLILKINGMTTENLSLLETKHLVEKSRGKLTMTVLRDDRKFLVSIPEVDDSPGNSNDELRKNSSSELEDISDLEEDITPRRTSRQHTREKRTRRPRAEPPPRAKSRDPSPVRSTLTRPPPRKYASRGAPSESESDHSTSPPPPVRRDGPEIKDSSKYKHLPGLSTLPNPRSSPVQNWTLTRPSSSSSRPRKPVSESDSDRSASPPPRRQSPLPDTRYKSLSDLPHISLKPSPIPVLQEAPRRVNSPVRIPSPDSDSESDGTSAPPQRHSTSYSQDSLSRYRVLPEVSLQPHVEPPRWSETSELQKKAKSDTESDASYASVRRKDSSDNGNVKKPSKKRRVVSKRAAPAAAKLEPPHQVKSPVRPAPDESSESDELSHLRRSGSSERDQSHRSVPRGSKGNSAVRSGISVTNNPQLHSQPVEEPLYSLPPDSYPSSNPGYSSDVNNVRFVKEGSLGLRLVGGNDVGIFVGGVQPNSPAYDQGMKEGDQILKVNNVDFGHFTREEAANFLLNLPAGEQVEMCTQKKMDIYKKIIKSDLGDNFYIRTHFDHEADNPRGLSFTRGEVFRVLDTMYKGKIGNWLAVRMGNDLHEMDKGTVPNQERAESLATIERSQRSTGERQGTGPRAEFWKLRGLRGNKKNEKSNRRTREDLLQLTIQGKFPAYERVLLREANFKRPIVILGPLNDIAMEKLVNEMPDEYEMAEMVPRSGGGDNSSTVIKLDTVRRIAEKDKHPLLDITPTAVERLNYIQYHPMVLFLDPHSRKDVKAMRQKYNPESNKSSRRLYSQAVKMKKHANHLFSAWIDLQPGSHKWYDALKERIQHQQSKPVWVSEVTLESGGEQDLDALDPTQMDYLSAASDLEDTDGEAITDGEAYTDNDDLEEAYPGQDVSRFQQSSRGPGAALARSSEPASEYDSPAVEPEPSDYGFSDREIPPLMHVPELRSPRQEVYSPPQSTAEEEEQSHHSFTDSDFDALDVDEPPDFVAPDPSSRHSLDEPSYAEEQPESSQPAPLSAIEERLAQTRMAEPQAQPEKKTGPAFIVLAHHQAVQHRRTQIQGSDSSDDDKFDEEEKTDDVEWGPATEL, encoded by the exons ATGGAAGTCAGGTTCAAGGATCACATG aaACCAGGCATGGATGAATTAACCATATGGGAGCAGCACACCATAACACTAAACAAA GACTCAAAGGTGGGCTATGGCTTTGCTCTATCAGGAGGGAAAGACAAGCCTCACCCCGACACTGGAGACACAGCTGTGGTGGTGTCGGATGTTCTGCCAGGTGGACCGGCCATGGGACGACTCTT CAACAAAGACCATATTGTCATGGTCAATGGAGTTTCTATGGAAAATGTTTACTCTAATTACACCATTCAGGTTCTTAAGTCATGTGGCAAGACTGCAAACATA ACAGTAAAGCGGCCTCGAAAGATCCAGATCCCAGCCACCTCCAGGCCATCGAGGGCAGCCTCACAGTCGAACCTACTGGATCAAGATCCCCCCAGACGAACCCGCCGCTTCTCTGACAGCAGTGACAATAGAGACGCAGGACGCTACAGCCCCTCACCTCAGCGTAATGGCTATGGAGCGTCACAGTCACTGATGTCCACATACAAGAGGTTGCCGCAGAACTATGCTCCAGAGAAACCGATCAAAACCACActggttaaaaagaaaatcacagatG AGTATGGACTGAAGCTAGGAAGTCAGATCTTTATAAAGCACATGACAGAAAGTGGCCTGGCTGCAAAGGAAGGAACACTGCAGGAGGGAGACCTAATTTTAAAG ATCAACGGCATGACGACGGAGAATCTTTCTCTTCTGGAGACCAAGCACCTGGTGGAGAAGAGCAGGGGCAAGCTGACCATGACGGTCCTCAGGGACGACCGCAAGTTCCTGGTCTCCATCCCTGAGGTGGACGACAGCCCTGGCAACAGTAACGACGAGCTTCGCAAAAACAGCAGCTCAGAGCTGGAGG ACATTTCAGACCTTGAGGAGGACATCACCCCTCGCCGAACATCACGCCAGCACACCCGAGAGAAACGGACACGCAG ACCGAGAGCTGAACCACCTCCACGAGCCAAGTCTAGGGATCCATCACCTGTACGCTCTACACTGACCCGGCCTCCTCCCAGAAAGTACGCTTCTCGTGGAG CTCCATCTGAGTCAGAGTCGGACCACAGcacttctcctcctcctcctgtcagGAGAGACGGTCCAGAAATAAAGGACTCTAGCAAATACAA GcatcttccaggattgtccacCCTCCCAAACCCACGATCTTCTCCTGTACAAAACTGGACCCTGACCcgtccctcctcctcctcctcaaggCCACGCAAGCCGGTGTCGGAGTCAGACTCTGACCGGAGCGCGTCCCCACCTCCACGCAGACAGAGCCCCCTCCCAGACACCAGATACAA ATCTCTGTCTGATCTTCCCCATATCAGTCTGAAGCCTTCCCCCATCCCTGTTCTACAGGAGGCACCAAGAAGGGTCAACTCCCCTGTGAGGATCCCATCCCCAG ATTCTGACTCCGAGTCGGACGGCACCTCAGCACCTCCGCAGAGGCACAGCACTTCGTACAGCCAGGACTCCCTCAGCAGATACAG aGTCCTGCCAGAGGTTTCTCTGCAGCCTCACGTGGAGCCGCCTCGATGGAGCGAAACCAGCGAGCTGCAAAAGAAAG CTAAATCGGACACCGAATCAGATGCCAGTTATGCTTCCGTCCGCCGCAAGGACTCCTCAGATAACGGAAACGTAAAGAAGCCCAGCAAGAAACGCAG GGTCGTGTCTAAGAGAGCAGCCCCTGCCGCTGCAAAGCTGGAGCCTCCACATCAAGTCAAATCCCCTGTCAGACCAGCCCCTGATG aGTCCTCAGAGTCAGATGAGCTTTCACATCTCAGGAGGTCTGGCAGCTCTGAGCGAGATCAAAGCCACCGCAG TGTTCCTCGTGGTTCTAAAGGAAACAGCGCTGTCCGGTCCGGGATTTCAGTGACTAATAACCCTCAGCTCCACT CCCAACCTGTGGAAGAGCCTCTCTATTCCCTACCTCCAGACTCTTACCCGTCATCTAATCCTGG GTATAGCTCCGATGTAAATAATGTGAGATTTGTTAAAGAGGGCAGTTTGGGCCTGAGACTGGTGGGCGGCAATGATGTTGGGATCTTTGTAGGTGGAGTTCAGCCAAACAGCCCAGCATATGACCAGGGAATGAAAGAGGGAGACCAGATCCTGAAG GTAAATAATGTAGATTTTGGCCATTTCACACGAGAGGAAGCTGCCAACTTCCTCCTCAATCTCCCAGCGGGAGAACAGGTGGAAATGTGCACTCAGAAAAAGATGGACA TTTACAAGAAGATCATCAAGTCCGACCTGGGGGACAACTTCTACATCCGCACGCACTTTGACCACGAGGCAGACAATCCCAGAGGTCTAAGCTTCACCAGAGGAGAAGTGTTCAGGGTCCTGGATACGATGTACAAAGGGAAGATAGGCAACTGGCTTGCTGTTCGCATGGGGAATGACCTGCATGAGATGGATAAAGGCACCGTCCCAAACCAGGAGAG GGCAGAGTCACTGGCCACCATCGAGCGATCACAGCGGTCTACTGGAGAAAGGCAGGGTACTGGCCCGAGAGCAGAGTTCTGGAAACTGCGAGGGCTCCGGGGAAACAAGAAGAACGAGAAGAGCAACAGACGGACTCGAGAGGACCTGCTGCAGCTCACAATTCAGGGCAAATTCCCGGCCTATGAGAGAGTCCTGCTCAGGGAAG CTAATTTCAAACGACCAATCGTCATTCTGGGACCTCTGAATGATATTGCCATGGAGAAGCTGGTCAATGAGATGCCTGATGAATATGAGATGGCAG AGATGGTTCCTCGGAGTGGAGGAGGAGAcaatagctccacagttattaAACTTGACACTGTGAGGAGAATTGCAGAGAAG GATAAACACCCTCTGCTGGACATCACTCCCACTGCAGTGGAGCGGCTGAACTACATCCAGTACCACCCAATGGTGTTGTTCTTAGACCCCCATAGTCGCAAAGATGTTAAGGCCATGAGGCAGAAGTACAACCCAGAGTCCAACAAGAGCTCCAGACGCCTATACTCCCAGGCTGTTAAGATGAAGAAACACGCCAACCACCTGTTCTCAG CTTGGATAGACCTGCAGCCCGGCTCCCACAAATGGTATGACGCTCTGAAGGAGAGAATCCAGCACCAGCAGTCCAAACCTGTCTGGGTGTCTGAAGTCACG CTGGAGAGCGGAGGGGAACAGGACTTGGATGCTCTGGACCCGACTCAGATGGACTACCTCAGTGCTGCCAGTGACCTGGAGGACACGGATGGAGAGGCCATCACAGACGGAGAAGCCTACACCGACAACGATGACCTGGAGGAGGCCTACCCTGGTCAGGATGTCTCCAGGTTTCAACAGAGCTCCAGGGGACCAGGAGCTGCTTTAGCCCGATCATCTGAACCAGCCTCTGAGTATGACAGCCCAGCAGTTGAACCAGAGCCTAGTGATTACGGGTTTTCGGACAGAGAAATCCCACCATTGATGCATGTGCCTGAGCTCAGATCACCCCGCCAGGAGGTCTATAGCCCACCCCAGAGTACTGCTGAGGAGGAAGAACAGTCTCATCACAGTTTTACAGACTCTGACTTCGATGCTCTTGATGTAGATGAACCGCCAGATTTTGTAGCCCCCGACCCCTCAAGTCGACACTCATTGGACGAGCCATCGTATGCTGAGGAACAGCCGGAGAGCTCCCAACCTGCCCCTCTGTCAGCTATTGAAGAGAGATTAGCTCAG ACACGTATGGCAGAACCGCAGGCCCAGCCTGAGAAAAAGACAGGCCCAGCGTTCATCGT GTTGGCCCATCACCAAGCAGTCCAGCACAGACGCACACAGATCCAGGGCAGCGACAGCTCCGACGATGACAAATTTGACGAGGAGGAAAAGACGGATGACGTTGAATGGGGTCCTGCAACTGAACTCTAG